Proteins from a single region of Oncorhynchus tshawytscha isolate Ot180627B linkage group LG03, Otsh_v2.0, whole genome shotgun sequence:
- the LOC112243114 gene encoding fibrous sheath CABYR-binding protein isoform X2: MATSLLRLGRLGSLKVLQKESWGLLRSSSAAAFCTKAGEPKKAVKATATIKKASEEGAALQAYNTTVAFPVKLSASGLSPAQALGEIESVASPVTAETIVAAAAEPATFSTSASHADARPAETVVAEETASPAVDVAAPVIEVAKSAPASESVAEITSLVTEEAAASETPVVESTTPAAKAAVVADAVAEAAPVAEAVASDAAPVEAVVAEAPSVAEAVAEPAPVADIADPIVDSAQPVIDAATKVTDAAPPVAEPVVATSDEAPVPEDIPVSADPPLVDAAPSTEPGAPAVESSSSDSDSDSSDSDTDSDDEMSEVKSKAKPEIQAEKKKDAEKEAVALASDSEVAVTSDAILVATAEAVQEATPVPTLNAVPETVKEAAPEVVAEAAPEVVAEAAPEVVAEAAPEVVAEAAPEVVAEAAPEVVAEAAPEVVAEAAPEVVAEAAPEVTKEVQAAAPEIASAELVDPTSVLEADPAKATLEVGPETAPATSFEELVDSAPEIASVPKEIFAEAAPEVEVTPPEVTAAPKVTPKVVPKAAEEASEAAPVEIAAEKPVEPTAEDAPAVAKAAPVEAAAEVLVDIAPVVAGAAGEELIDNAPVMAGAAGEELIAEALAEAEPNETSEAAPPESAPEPFDNSTYKNLQHHNYNHYTFADLDLEMAKYRLPQPSSGRPSPRH; encoded by the exons ATGGCGACCTCCTTACTTCGGCTAGGACGACTGGGGTCTCTCAAG GTTCTCCAGAAAGAGAGCTGGGGCCTTTTGAGGAGCTCCTCTGCCGCGGCATTCTGCACCAAGGCTGGGGAGCCAAAGAAAGCTGTTAAGGCAACGGCTACAATTAAGA AGGCCTCAGAAGAGGGGGCTGCACTACAAGCCTACAACACCACGGTTGCCTTCCCCGTTAAGCTTTCAGCCTCAGGACTTTCCCCAGCACAGGCTCTAGGTGAAATTGAATCAGTGGCTAGCCCCGTCACTGCTGAAACAATAGTAGCCGCAGCTGCAGAACCAGCTACCTTTTCCACTTCTGCAAGCCATGCTGACGCTAGGCCTGCTGAAACTGTTGTGGCTGAAGAAACTGCTAGTCCTGCTGTAGATGTGGCCGCTCCAGTCATAGAGGTGGCTAAGTCTGCCCCTGCTTCTGAGAGTGTTGCAGAGATCACATCCCTTGTCACAGAGGAGGCCGCAGCATCAGAGACACCAGTAGTAGAATCCACTACACCAGCTGCCAAGGCCGCAGTAGTCGCTGACGCTGTTGCAGAAGCTGCTCCAGTTGCTGAGGCTGTTGCCAGTGATGCCGCCCCAGTTGAAGCAGTCGTGGCAGAGGCTCCTTCAGTTGCGGAGGCTGTCGCCGAACCTGCTCCAGTCGCTGACATTGCTGATCCCATCGTCGATTCTGCTCAACCTGTAATTGACGCCGCCACCAAAGTCACGGATGCTGCTCCCCCAGTTGCTGAGCCTGTCGTTGCTACCAGTGATGAAGCTCCCGTGCCAGAAGACATTCCAGTTTCTGCCGATCCACCTTTAGTTGATGCTGCACCCTCCACTGAACCTGGAGCCCCAGCCGTTGAATCCTCATCCAGTGATTCTGACTCCGACTCCTCCGACTCTGACACCGACTCTGATGATGAGATGTCCGAAGTGAAATCCAAGGCAAAACCAGAAATCCAAGCAGAAAAAAAGAAAGACGCAGAAAAGGAAGCAGTGGCTTTGGCCAGCGACTCTGAGGTGGCAGTGACGTCTGATGCCATCCTTGTGGCCACTGCTGAAGCTGTGCAAGAAGCTACACCTGTGCCGACTCTGAACGCAGTTCCTGAAACTGTCAAGGAAGCAGCACCAGAAGTTGTAGCCGAGGCAGCACCAGAAG TTGTAGCCGAAGCAGCACCAGAAGTTGTAGCCGAAGCAGCACCAGAAGTTGTAGCCGAAGCAGCACCAGAAGTTGTAGCCGAAGCAGCACCAGAAGTTGTAGCCGAAGCAGCACCAGAAGTTGTAGCCGAAGCAGCACCAGAAGTTGTAGCCGAAGCAGCACCAGAAGTCACCAAAGAAGTTCAAGCGGCCGCTCCAGAAATTGCAAGTGCTGAGCTGGTTGACCCCACCTCTGTCCTGGAAGCCGACCCAGCGAAAGCTACCCTGGAGGTTGGCCCTGAAACTGCCCCTGCTACAAGTTTTGAGGAGCTAGTAGACTCTGCCCCTGAGATCGCTAGTGTACCCAAAGAGATTTTTGCAGAAGCTGCTCCAGAGGTTGAAGTGACGCCTCCAGAAGTCACCGCTGCACCAAAAGTCACTCCAAAAGTTGTACCGAAAGCGGCAGAAGAAGCATCTGAAGCTGCCCCTGTAGAAATTGCTGCTGAAAAACCTGTTGAACCTACGGCGGAAGATGCACCGGCCGTTGCTAAAGCTGCCCCAGTTGAAGCCGCAGCAGAGGTGCTGGTAGACATCGCCCCTGTAGTGGCTGGAGCCGCAGGAGAGGAGCTGATAGACAACGCCCCTGTAATGGCTGGAGCCGCAGGAGAGGAGCTGATTGCAGAGGCCCTGGCTGAGGCAGAACCGAATGAGACCTCAGAGG
- the LOC112243114 gene encoding calphotin isoform X1 gives MATSLLRLGRLGSLKVLQKESWGLLRSSSAAAFCTKAGEPKKAVKATATIKKASEEGAALQAYNTTVAFPVKLSASGLSPAQALGEIESVASPVTAETIVAAAAEPATFSTSASHADARPAETVVAEETASPAVDVAAPVIEVAKSAPASESVAEITSLVTEEAAASETPVVESTTPAAKAAVVADAVAEAAPVAEAVASDAAPVEAVVAEAPSVAEAVAEPAPVADIADPIVDSAQPVIDAATKVTDAAPPVAEPVVATSDEAPVPEDIPVSADPPLVDAAPSTEPGAPAVESSSSDSDSDSSDSDTDSDDEMSEVKSKAKPEIQAEKKKDAEKEAVALASDSEVAVTSDAILVATAEAVQEATPVPTLNAVPETVKEAAPEVVAEAAPEVVAEAAPEVVAEAAPEVVAEAAPEVVAEAAPEVVAEAAPEVVAEAAPEVVAEAAPEVVAEAAPEVVAEAAPEVTKEVQAAAPEIASAELVDPTSVLEADPAKATLEVGPETAPATSFEELVDSAPEIASVPKEIFAEAAPEVEVTPPEVTAAPKVTPKVVPKAAEEASEAAPVEIAAEKPVEPTAEDAPAVAKAAPVEAAAEVLVDIAPVVAGAAGEELIDNAPVMAGAAGEELIAEALAEAEPNETSEAAPPESAPEPFDNSTYKNLQHHNYNHYTFADLDLEMAKYRLPQPSSGRPSPRH, from the exons ATGGCGACCTCCTTACTTCGGCTAGGACGACTGGGGTCTCTCAAG GTTCTCCAGAAAGAGAGCTGGGGCCTTTTGAGGAGCTCCTCTGCCGCGGCATTCTGCACCAAGGCTGGGGAGCCAAAGAAAGCTGTTAAGGCAACGGCTACAATTAAGA AGGCCTCAGAAGAGGGGGCTGCACTACAAGCCTACAACACCACGGTTGCCTTCCCCGTTAAGCTTTCAGCCTCAGGACTTTCCCCAGCACAGGCTCTAGGTGAAATTGAATCAGTGGCTAGCCCCGTCACTGCTGAAACAATAGTAGCCGCAGCTGCAGAACCAGCTACCTTTTCCACTTCTGCAAGCCATGCTGACGCTAGGCCTGCTGAAACTGTTGTGGCTGAAGAAACTGCTAGTCCTGCTGTAGATGTGGCCGCTCCAGTCATAGAGGTGGCTAAGTCTGCCCCTGCTTCTGAGAGTGTTGCAGAGATCACATCCCTTGTCACAGAGGAGGCCGCAGCATCAGAGACACCAGTAGTAGAATCCACTACACCAGCTGCCAAGGCCGCAGTAGTCGCTGACGCTGTTGCAGAAGCTGCTCCAGTTGCTGAGGCTGTTGCCAGTGATGCCGCCCCAGTTGAAGCAGTCGTGGCAGAGGCTCCTTCAGTTGCGGAGGCTGTCGCCGAACCTGCTCCAGTCGCTGACATTGCTGATCCCATCGTCGATTCTGCTCAACCTGTAATTGACGCCGCCACCAAAGTCACGGATGCTGCTCCCCCAGTTGCTGAGCCTGTCGTTGCTACCAGTGATGAAGCTCCCGTGCCAGAAGACATTCCAGTTTCTGCCGATCCACCTTTAGTTGATGCTGCACCCTCCACTGAACCTGGAGCCCCAGCCGTTGAATCCTCATCCAGTGATTCTGACTCCGACTCCTCCGACTCTGACACCGACTCTGATGATGAGATGTCCGAAGTGAAATCCAAGGCAAAACCAGAAATCCAAGCAGAAAAAAAGAAAGACGCAGAAAAGGAAGCAGTGGCTTTGGCCAGCGACTCTGAGGTGGCAGTGACGTCTGATGCCATCCTTGTGGCCACTGCTGAAGCTGTGCAAGAAGCTACACCTGTGCCGACTCTGAACGCAGTTCCTGAAACTGTCAAGGAAGCAGCACCAGAAGTTGTAGCCGAGGCAGCACCAGAAGTTGTAGCCGAAGCAGCACCAGAAGTTGTAGCCGAAGCAGCACCAGAAGTTGTAGCCGAAGCAGCACCAGAAGTTGTAGCCGAAGCAGCACCAGAAGTTGTAGCCGAAGCAGCACCAGAAGTTGTAGCCGAAGCAGCACCAGAAGTTGTAGCCGAAGCAGCACCAGAAGTTGTAGCCGAAGCAGCACCAGAAGTTGTAGCCGAAGCAGCACCAGAAGTCACCAAAGAAGTTCAAGCGGCCGCTCCAGAAATTGCAAGTGCTGAGCTGGTTGACCCCACCTCTGTCCTGGAAGCCGACCCAGCGAAAGCTACCCTGGAGGTTGGCCCTGAAACTGCCCCTGCTACAAGTTTTGAGGAGCTAGTAGACTCTGCCCCTGAGATCGCTAGTGTACCCAAAGAGATTTTTGCAGAAGCTGCTCCAGAGGTTGAAGTGACGCCTCCAGAAGTCACCGCTGCACCAAAAGTCACTCCAAAAGTTGTACCGAAAGCGGCAGAAGAAGCATCTGAAGCTGCCCCTGTAGAAATTGCTGCTGAAAAACCTGTTGAACCTACGGCGGAAGATGCACCGGCCGTTGCTAAAGCTGCCCCAGTTGAAGCCGCAGCAGAGGTGCTGGTAGACATCGCCCCTGTAGTGGCTGGAGCCGCAGGAGAGGAGCTGATAGACAACGCCCCTGTAATGGCTGGAGCCGCAGGAGAGGAGCTGATTGCAGAGGCCCTGGCTGAGGCAGAACCGAATGAGACCTCAGAGG
- the LOC112243114 gene encoding calphotin isoform X4, protein MATSLLRLGRLGSLKVLQKESWGLLRSSSAAAFCTKAGEPKKAVKATATIKKASEEGAALQAYNTTVAFPVKLSASGLSPAQALGEIESVASPVTAETIVAAAAEPATFSTSASHADARPAETVVAEETASPAVDVAAPVIEVAKSAPASESVAEITSLVTEEAAASETPVVESTTPAAKAAVVADAVAEAAPVAEAVASDAAPVEAVVAEAPSVAEAVAEPAPVADIADPIVDSAQPVIDAATKVTDAAPPVAEPVVATSDEAPVPEDIPVSADPPLVDAAPSTEPGAPAVESSSSDSDSDSSDSDTDSDDEMSEVKSKAKPEIQAEKKKDAEKEAVALASDSEVAVTSDAILVATAEAVQEATPVPTLNAVPETVKEAAPEVVAEAAPEVVAEAAPEVVAEAAPEVVAEAAPEVVAEAAPEVVAEAAPEVVAEAAPEVVAEAAPEVVAEAAPEVVAEAAPEVTKEVQAAAPEIASAELVDPTSVLEADPAKATLEVGPETAPATSFEELVDSAPEIASVPKEIFAEAAPEVEVTPPEVTAAPKVTPKVVPKAAEEASEAAPVEIAAEKPVEPTAEDAPAVAKAAPVEAAAEVLVDIAPVVAGAAGEELIDNAPVMAGAAGEELIAEALAEAEPNETSEGCPVDNGC, encoded by the exons ATGGCGACCTCCTTACTTCGGCTAGGACGACTGGGGTCTCTCAAG GTTCTCCAGAAAGAGAGCTGGGGCCTTTTGAGGAGCTCCTCTGCCGCGGCATTCTGCACCAAGGCTGGGGAGCCAAAGAAAGCTGTTAAGGCAACGGCTACAATTAAGA AGGCCTCAGAAGAGGGGGCTGCACTACAAGCCTACAACACCACGGTTGCCTTCCCCGTTAAGCTTTCAGCCTCAGGACTTTCCCCAGCACAGGCTCTAGGTGAAATTGAATCAGTGGCTAGCCCCGTCACTGCTGAAACAATAGTAGCCGCAGCTGCAGAACCAGCTACCTTTTCCACTTCTGCAAGCCATGCTGACGCTAGGCCTGCTGAAACTGTTGTGGCTGAAGAAACTGCTAGTCCTGCTGTAGATGTGGCCGCTCCAGTCATAGAGGTGGCTAAGTCTGCCCCTGCTTCTGAGAGTGTTGCAGAGATCACATCCCTTGTCACAGAGGAGGCCGCAGCATCAGAGACACCAGTAGTAGAATCCACTACACCAGCTGCCAAGGCCGCAGTAGTCGCTGACGCTGTTGCAGAAGCTGCTCCAGTTGCTGAGGCTGTTGCCAGTGATGCCGCCCCAGTTGAAGCAGTCGTGGCAGAGGCTCCTTCAGTTGCGGAGGCTGTCGCCGAACCTGCTCCAGTCGCTGACATTGCTGATCCCATCGTCGATTCTGCTCAACCTGTAATTGACGCCGCCACCAAAGTCACGGATGCTGCTCCCCCAGTTGCTGAGCCTGTCGTTGCTACCAGTGATGAAGCTCCCGTGCCAGAAGACATTCCAGTTTCTGCCGATCCACCTTTAGTTGATGCTGCACCCTCCACTGAACCTGGAGCCCCAGCCGTTGAATCCTCATCCAGTGATTCTGACTCCGACTCCTCCGACTCTGACACCGACTCTGATGATGAGATGTCCGAAGTGAAATCCAAGGCAAAACCAGAAATCCAAGCAGAAAAAAAGAAAGACGCAGAAAAGGAAGCAGTGGCTTTGGCCAGCGACTCTGAGGTGGCAGTGACGTCTGATGCCATCCTTGTGGCCACTGCTGAAGCTGTGCAAGAAGCTACACCTGTGCCGACTCTGAACGCAGTTCCTGAAACTGTCAAGGAAGCAGCACCAGAAGTTGTAGCCGAGGCAGCACCAGAAGTTGTAGCCGAAGCAGCACCAGAAGTTGTAGCCGAAGCAGCACCAGAAGTTGTAGCCGAAGCAGCACCAGAAGTTGTAGCCGAAGCAGCACCAGAAGTTGTAGCCGAAGCAGCACCAGAAGTTGTAGCCGAAGCAGCACCAGAAGTTGTAGCCGAAGCAGCACCAGAAGTTGTAGCCGAAGCAGCACCAGAAGTTGTAGCCGAAGCAGCACCAGAAGTCACCAAAGAAGTTCAAGCGGCCGCTCCAGAAATTGCAAGTGCTGAGCTGGTTGACCCCACCTCTGTCCTGGAAGCCGACCCAGCGAAAGCTACCCTGGAGGTTGGCCCTGAAACTGCCCCTGCTACAAGTTTTGAGGAGCTAGTAGACTCTGCCCCTGAGATCGCTAGTGTACCCAAAGAGATTTTTGCAGAAGCTGCTCCAGAGGTTGAAGTGACGCCTCCAGAAGTCACCGCTGCACCAAAAGTCACTCCAAAAGTTGTACCGAAAGCGGCAGAAGAAGCATCTGAAGCTGCCCCTGTAGAAATTGCTGCTGAAAAACCTGTTGAACCTACGGCGGAAGATGCACCGGCCGTTGCTAAAGCTGCCCCAGTTGAAGCCGCAGCAGAGGTGCTGGTAGACATCGCCCCTGTAGTGGCTGGAGCCGCAGGAGAGGAGCTGATAGACAACGCCCCTGTAATGGCTGGAGCCGCAGGAGAGGAGCTGATTGCAGAGGCCCTGGCTGAGGCAGAACCGAATGAGACCTCAGAGG
- the LOC112243114 gene encoding calphotin isoform X3, giving the protein MATSLLRLGRLGSLKVLQKESWGLLRSSSAAAFCTKAGEPKKAVKATATIKKASEEGAALQAYNTTVAFPVKLSASGLSPAQALGEIESVASPVTAETIVAAAAEPATFSTSASHADARPAETVVAEETASPAVDVAAPVIEVAKSAPASESVAEITSLVTEEAAASETPVVESTTPAAKAAVVADAVAEAAPVAEAVASDAAPVEAVVAEAPSVAEAVAEPAPVADIADPIVDSAQPVIDAATKVTDAAPPVAEPVVATSDEAPVPEDIPVSADPPLVDAAPSTEPGAPAVESSSSDSDSDSSDSDTDSDDEMSEVKSKAKPEIQAEKKKDAEKEAVALASDSEVAVTSDAILVATAEAVQEATPVPTLNAVPETVKEAAPEVVAEAAPEVVAEAAPEVVAEAAPEVVAEAAPEVVAEAAPEVVAEAAPEVVAEAAPEVVAEAAPEVVAEAAPEVVAEAAPEVTKEVQAAAPEIASAELVDPTSVLEADPAKATLEVGPETAPATSFEELVDSAPEIASVPKEIFAEAAPEVEVTPPEVTAAPKVTPKVVPKAAEEASEAAPVEIAAEKPVEPTAEDAPAVAKAAPVEAAAEVLVDIAPVVAGAAGEELIDNAPVMAGAAGEELIAEALAEAEPNETSEEGCPVDNGC; this is encoded by the exons ATGGCGACCTCCTTACTTCGGCTAGGACGACTGGGGTCTCTCAAG GTTCTCCAGAAAGAGAGCTGGGGCCTTTTGAGGAGCTCCTCTGCCGCGGCATTCTGCACCAAGGCTGGGGAGCCAAAGAAAGCTGTTAAGGCAACGGCTACAATTAAGA AGGCCTCAGAAGAGGGGGCTGCACTACAAGCCTACAACACCACGGTTGCCTTCCCCGTTAAGCTTTCAGCCTCAGGACTTTCCCCAGCACAGGCTCTAGGTGAAATTGAATCAGTGGCTAGCCCCGTCACTGCTGAAACAATAGTAGCCGCAGCTGCAGAACCAGCTACCTTTTCCACTTCTGCAAGCCATGCTGACGCTAGGCCTGCTGAAACTGTTGTGGCTGAAGAAACTGCTAGTCCTGCTGTAGATGTGGCCGCTCCAGTCATAGAGGTGGCTAAGTCTGCCCCTGCTTCTGAGAGTGTTGCAGAGATCACATCCCTTGTCACAGAGGAGGCCGCAGCATCAGAGACACCAGTAGTAGAATCCACTACACCAGCTGCCAAGGCCGCAGTAGTCGCTGACGCTGTTGCAGAAGCTGCTCCAGTTGCTGAGGCTGTTGCCAGTGATGCCGCCCCAGTTGAAGCAGTCGTGGCAGAGGCTCCTTCAGTTGCGGAGGCTGTCGCCGAACCTGCTCCAGTCGCTGACATTGCTGATCCCATCGTCGATTCTGCTCAACCTGTAATTGACGCCGCCACCAAAGTCACGGATGCTGCTCCCCCAGTTGCTGAGCCTGTCGTTGCTACCAGTGATGAAGCTCCCGTGCCAGAAGACATTCCAGTTTCTGCCGATCCACCTTTAGTTGATGCTGCACCCTCCACTGAACCTGGAGCCCCAGCCGTTGAATCCTCATCCAGTGATTCTGACTCCGACTCCTCCGACTCTGACACCGACTCTGATGATGAGATGTCCGAAGTGAAATCCAAGGCAAAACCAGAAATCCAAGCAGAAAAAAAGAAAGACGCAGAAAAGGAAGCAGTGGCTTTGGCCAGCGACTCTGAGGTGGCAGTGACGTCTGATGCCATCCTTGTGGCCACTGCTGAAGCTGTGCAAGAAGCTACACCTGTGCCGACTCTGAACGCAGTTCCTGAAACTGTCAAGGAAGCAGCACCAGAAGTTGTAGCCGAGGCAGCACCAGAAGTTGTAGCCGAAGCAGCACCAGAAGTTGTAGCCGAAGCAGCACCAGAAGTTGTAGCCGAAGCAGCACCAGAAGTTGTAGCCGAAGCAGCACCAGAAGTTGTAGCCGAAGCAGCACCAGAAGTTGTAGCCGAAGCAGCACCAGAAGTTGTAGCCGAAGCAGCACCAGAAGTTGTAGCCGAAGCAGCACCAGAAGTTGTAGCCGAAGCAGCACCAGAAGTCACCAAAGAAGTTCAAGCGGCCGCTCCAGAAATTGCAAGTGCTGAGCTGGTTGACCCCACCTCTGTCCTGGAAGCCGACCCAGCGAAAGCTACCCTGGAGGTTGGCCCTGAAACTGCCCCTGCTACAAGTTTTGAGGAGCTAGTAGACTCTGCCCCTGAGATCGCTAGTGTACCCAAAGAGATTTTTGCAGAAGCTGCTCCAGAGGTTGAAGTGACGCCTCCAGAAGTCACCGCTGCACCAAAAGTCACTCCAAAAGTTGTACCGAAAGCGGCAGAAGAAGCATCTGAAGCTGCCCCTGTAGAAATTGCTGCTGAAAAACCTGTTGAACCTACGGCGGAAGATGCACCGGCCGTTGCTAAAGCTGCCCCAGTTGAAGCCGCAGCAGAGGTGCTGGTAGACATCGCCCCTGTAGTGGCTGGAGCCGCAGGAGAGGAGCTGATAGACAACGCCCCTGTAATGGCTGGAGCCGCAGGAGAGGAGCTGATTGCAGAGGCCCTGGCTGAGGCAGAACCGAATGAGACCTCAGAGG
- the LOC112243239 gene encoding calphotin isoform X1 produces the protein MFHIADVRTQADCGTKIIKQCFRRKDFMSAKMAASLLRIVRLGSTKCVQAERWSAPAAAALCTKAGGPKKPKKSSSGKKSQGKTYFDLEKLVPHRKYVEFPKKEMTPAAAVELVAAPKPVEAAAAEPIVAAAEAVPAPAAVEATPIVDTVAPATEAIVESAALVAKATPVVEAAASVAEAAPVAAEGAPIFEALSVADTPVEAIPEAAAPAEAVAEAAPVEAAPVEAIVEVLVESATIEGAAEALVEVVAEVVTVAAPIEAAAEALVEAVAEVVTVAAPIEAAAEALIEAVVEVVAEAAQVESAAEELIAEPPAEAERIEAPEVQLDPIQKLFLDSIREYSSKSVASGGLVDAGPAYEKNLAEELTKLQRFYGGGDITAFPEFKFTEPKLEEVAPK, from the exons ATGTTCCATATTGCAGACGT ACGCACTCAGGCAGACTGTGGGACAAAGATCATTAAGCAGTGTTTCCGCAGGAAGGATTTTATGAGCGCAAAGATGGCGGCTTCATTGCTGAGGATAGTGCGACTTGGCTCTACCAAG TGCGTGCAGGCGGAGAGGTGGAGCGCTCCTGCAGCTGCTGCCCTATGCACGAAAGCTGGTGGTCCCAAGAAGCCCAAGAAGAGCAGCTCAGGAA AAAAGTCCCAGggcaaaacatattttgatttagaGAAGCTTGTACCACACAGAAAATATGTGGAGTTTCCAAAGAAAGAAATGACACCAGCTGCTGCAGTAGAACTTGTCGCCGCCCCAAAGCCTGTTGAAGCCGCTGCCGCAGAGCCAATTGTTGCCGCGGCTGAAGCTGTTCCAGCCCCCGCTGCGGTTGAAGCCACCCCCATCGTCGACACAGTCGCCCCCGCAACTGAAGCCATTGTTGAATCCGCCGCTCTTGTAGCCAAAGCCACCCCCGTTGTTGAAGCCGCTGCATCAGTAGCTGAAGCCGCTCCTGTTGCAGCCGAAGGGGCTCCCATCTTTGAAGCTTTGTCAGTGGCCGACACTCCTGTTGAAGCCATCCCAGAAGCTGCTGCCCCTGCAGAAGCGGTTGCTGAAGCTGCCCCAGTTGAAGCTGCCCCAGTTGAAGCCATAGTAGAAGTTTTGGTTGAATCTGCCACCATTGAAGGTGCGGCTGAAGCCCTCGTGGAAGTTGTAGCAGAGGTTGTGACTGTAGCTGCCCCCATTGAAGCTGCGGCTGAAGCCCTTGTTGAAGCTGTAGCAGAGGTTGTGACTGTAGCTGCCCCCATTGAAGCTGCGGCTGAAGCCCTCATTGAAGCTGTAGTAGAGGTTGTAGCTGAAGCGGCCCAAGTTGAATCTGCAGCAGAGGAGCTGATTGCAGAGCCCCCGGCTGAGGCAGAACGGATTGAGGCGCCTGAGG TTCAACTGGACCCAATCCAGAAGCTCTTCCTGGATTCGATCCGCGAGTACTCCTCAAAGAGCGT GGCCAGTGGCGGTTTGGTAGATGCAGGCCCTGCATACGAGAAGAACTTGGCAGAGGAGCTGACTAAACTCCAGCGGTTTTATGGTGGTGGAGACATCACAGCTTTCCCAGAGTTCAAGTTCACAG agCCCAAGCTGGAGGAAGTGGCCCCCAAGTAA
- the LOC112243239 gene encoding calphotin isoform X2 — protein sequence MSAKMAASLLRIVRLGSTKCVQAERWSAPAAAALCTKAGGPKKPKKSSSGKKSQGKTYFDLEKLVPHRKYVEFPKKEMTPAAAVELVAAPKPVEAAAAEPIVAAAEAVPAPAAVEATPIVDTVAPATEAIVESAALVAKATPVVEAAASVAEAAPVAAEGAPIFEALSVADTPVEAIPEAAAPAEAVAEAAPVEAAPVEAIVEVLVESATIEGAAEALVEVVAEVVTVAAPIEAAAEALVEAVAEVVTVAAPIEAAAEALIEAVVEVVAEAAQVESAAEELIAEPPAEAERIEAPEVQLDPIQKLFLDSIREYSSKSVASGGLVDAGPAYEKNLAEELTKLQRFYGGGDITAFPEFKFTEPKLEEVAPK from the exons ATGAGCGCAAAGATGGCGGCTTCATTGCTGAGGATAGTGCGACTTGGCTCTACCAAG TGCGTGCAGGCGGAGAGGTGGAGCGCTCCTGCAGCTGCTGCCCTATGCACGAAAGCTGGTGGTCCCAAGAAGCCCAAGAAGAGCAGCTCAGGAA AAAAGTCCCAGggcaaaacatattttgatttagaGAAGCTTGTACCACACAGAAAATATGTGGAGTTTCCAAAGAAAGAAATGACACCAGCTGCTGCAGTAGAACTTGTCGCCGCCCCAAAGCCTGTTGAAGCCGCTGCCGCAGAGCCAATTGTTGCCGCGGCTGAAGCTGTTCCAGCCCCCGCTGCGGTTGAAGCCACCCCCATCGTCGACACAGTCGCCCCCGCAACTGAAGCCATTGTTGAATCCGCCGCTCTTGTAGCCAAAGCCACCCCCGTTGTTGAAGCCGCTGCATCAGTAGCTGAAGCCGCTCCTGTTGCAGCCGAAGGGGCTCCCATCTTTGAAGCTTTGTCAGTGGCCGACACTCCTGTTGAAGCCATCCCAGAAGCTGCTGCCCCTGCAGAAGCGGTTGCTGAAGCTGCCCCAGTTGAAGCTGCCCCAGTTGAAGCCATAGTAGAAGTTTTGGTTGAATCTGCCACCATTGAAGGTGCGGCTGAAGCCCTCGTGGAAGTTGTAGCAGAGGTTGTGACTGTAGCTGCCCCCATTGAAGCTGCGGCTGAAGCCCTTGTTGAAGCTGTAGCAGAGGTTGTGACTGTAGCTGCCCCCATTGAAGCTGCGGCTGAAGCCCTCATTGAAGCTGTAGTAGAGGTTGTAGCTGAAGCGGCCCAAGTTGAATCTGCAGCAGAGGAGCTGATTGCAGAGCCCCCGGCTGAGGCAGAACGGATTGAGGCGCCTGAGG TTCAACTGGACCCAATCCAGAAGCTCTTCCTGGATTCGATCCGCGAGTACTCCTCAAAGAGCGT GGCCAGTGGCGGTTTGGTAGATGCAGGCCCTGCATACGAGAAGAACTTGGCAGAGGAGCTGACTAAACTCCAGCGGTTTTATGGTGGTGGAGACATCACAGCTTTCCCAGAGTTCAAGTTCACAG agCCCAAGCTGGAGGAAGTGGCCCCCAAGTAA